The proteins below come from a single Chitinophaga pinensis DSM 2588 genomic window:
- the preA gene encoding NAD-dependent dihydropyrimidine dehydrogenase subunit PreA, whose amino-acid sequence MADISANFLGIRSPNPYWLASAPPTDKKINVLRAFEAGWGGVVWKTLGSQVKNVSSRYSSVDYNGSRVMGFNNIELISDRPLDINLKEIAECVRLFPDRAMIVSLMADNNRESWHELIKKVEDTGAHGLELNFGCPHGMTERGMGAAVGQDPEIAGRVVAWVMEVASIPVITKLTPNVHSVVPTGRASVLAGCHALSLINTIQSVTGVNLDTFVPNPNVGGQSTFGGYCGPAVKPIALKMLTTISQDPVTSRVPISGIGGISTWKDAAEFMLLGATTVQVCTAAMRYGFRIIEDLCDGLNNWMDEKGFRTIDDFIGRSVPTLTSWEELDINYHIVANINQEKCIHCGLCYISCEDGSHQAINLAYGNPYNTYSIKEEECVGCNLCKLVCPVDNCITMVEQRKGEEYVNWKEFQQRGMPLNDH is encoded by the coding sequence GGGGTAGTCTGGAAAACACTGGGCAGTCAGGTGAAGAATGTCTCTTCCCGTTATTCTTCTGTTGATTACAACGGCAGTCGCGTGATGGGTTTCAACAACATTGAACTCATCAGTGATCGTCCGCTGGATATCAACCTGAAAGAAATAGCAGAATGTGTGCGCCTTTTCCCGGACCGTGCCATGATCGTATCATTGATGGCCGACAACAACCGGGAAAGCTGGCATGAGCTGATCAAAAAGGTAGAAGATACCGGTGCACATGGCCTCGAACTGAACTTCGGATGCCCTCATGGCATGACCGAGAGAGGGATGGGCGCGGCTGTCGGACAAGACCCCGAAATAGCAGGCCGCGTAGTAGCGTGGGTCATGGAAGTTGCCAGCATACCTGTGATTACCAAATTAACCCCGAATGTACATTCCGTAGTACCTACGGGACGAGCGTCTGTATTAGCCGGCTGCCATGCATTATCCCTGATCAATACCATTCAATCTGTTACCGGTGTCAACCTGGATACTTTTGTCCCTAATCCCAATGTCGGCGGACAATCCACCTTTGGTGGCTATTGTGGTCCGGCAGTAAAACCCATTGCCCTCAAAATGCTGACCACCATCAGCCAGGATCCGGTTACTTCACGGGTGCCCATCTCCGGTATCGGTGGTATCAGTACCTGGAAGGATGCCGCAGAATTTATGTTATTAGGCGCTACTACCGTACAGGTCTGCACAGCGGCGATGCGTTACGGTTTCCGCATCATAGAAGATCTCTGCGACGGACTGAATAACTGGATGGATGAAAAAGGCTTCCGCACAATCGATGATTTTATCGGTCGTTCCGTACCAACACTGACGAGCTGGGAGGAACTGGATATCAATTATCATATTGTCGCTAATATCAACCAGGAAAAATGCATTCACTGTGGATTGTGCTATATCAGCTGCGAAGATGGTTCGCATCAGGCCATTAACCTGGCATATGGCAATCCTTACAATACTTATTCGATCAAAGAGGAAGAATGTGTAGGCTGTAACCTGTGTAAACTGGTATGCCCCGTAGATAATTGTATTACAATGGTAGAACAACGGAAGGGAGAGGAGTATGTGAACTGGAAAGAATTCCAGCAAAGAGGGATGCCGTTGAATGACCACTGA